Proteins co-encoded in one Sporosarcina sp. FSL K6-1522 genomic window:
- a CDS encoding HAMP domain-containing sensor histidine kinase → MSVLENMPIRLRLTVMTVALLTVCCIGLTLILNFSASRMATRIDAMPLLPALQDSVNGGIAQSPSVTTLPIATSAATQKAKIDFKIESIMYMLFIIVGGGLSTYYISGRALQPLHKLNGQVKNINAHNLAETLTVPPTKDEIAELTVTFNNMTGKLDDSFKMQQRFSASAAHELRTPLAVLQTKVDVFKKKKTHTNEEYDALISVIEKQTQRLRGLVSNLLDMTNMDDNDEQSSIYVKDIFEDIISELAHIANNHQVTLSLDCDDSVILGNTDLLYRAFCNLAENGIKYNIDGGTVEMIVNKSNDEQVAIHIKDTGIGIDDEDKKIIFEPFYRVDKSRSRQMGGTGLGLSTVASIIKKHNGTITVTDNAKNGTDFTVILPLGSSPK, encoded by the coding sequence TTAATACTTAATTTTTCTGCTAGTAGAATGGCTACAAGAATTGATGCTATGCCTTTACTACCAGCACTTCAGGATAGCGTAAATGGAGGGATTGCTCAATCACCCTCAGTAACTACGCTCCCTATTGCTACATCTGCAGCTACCCAAAAAGCCAAAATAGATTTCAAAATTGAAAGCATCATGTATATGCTTTTCATTATTGTTGGCGGAGGGCTTTCAACCTACTACATTTCAGGAAGAGCATTACAACCTCTTCACAAACTAAATGGGCAAGTCAAAAACATCAATGCGCATAACTTAGCTGAAACATTAACCGTGCCCCCTACAAAGGATGAAATTGCAGAGCTTACTGTAACATTTAACAACATGACAGGGAAGTTGGATGATTCCTTCAAAATGCAACAGAGGTTTTCGGCAAGTGCCGCCCATGAGCTGCGAACACCCCTCGCTGTGTTGCAAACAAAGGTGGATGTATTTAAGAAGAAAAAAACGCATACAAATGAGGAATATGATGCGCTTATTTCGGTTATTGAGAAGCAGACACAACGCTTGCGAGGACTCGTCAGTAACCTATTAGATATGACGAATATGGACGATAACGATGAGCAAAGTAGTATCTATGTAAAAGATATTTTCGAGGATATTATTTCCGAATTGGCTCATATAGCGAACAATCATCAGGTTACGCTATCCCTAGATTGTGATGACAGTGTTATCTTGGGAAACACAGACTTATTGTATCGTGCTTTTTGCAACTTGGCGGAAAACGGCATCAAGTACAATATTGACGGCGGTACAGTTGAGATGATTGTAAACAAATCCAATGACGAACAGGTAGCCATCCATATTAAAGATACAGGCATTGGCATTGATGATGAAGACAAAAAGATTATATTTGAACCTTTTTATCGCGTTGATAAATCGCGCTCCCGTCAAATGGGCGGTACAGGCTTAGGTCTTTCAACTGTTGCTAGCATTATTAAAAAGCATAACGGCACGATTACAGTCACCGACAATGCAAAGAACGGGACTGACTTTACTGTCATCTTGCCTCTAGGGTCTTCCCCCAAATAG
- a CDS encoding MerR family transcriptional regulator: MKEKLSIGEMAKLRGVTTEALRHYDRIGLFKPQFVDPDTGYRYYSIFQYEILGTIKELRQLKMTTDEIKEYLNERNFSKSLAILKGKHEELVANLNELNELEESIREKISYLERVEKESDLQQVVFRKIKTRQLLTLNEKINNNFELSYGVLNLENMLTEKTPILASNRLGIIIEESNLALERFEEPSTIFIVAKNKEDIPNTYRTTVPGGLFACIRYNGELLSSRGESLREILQHLKMNNYQIIGDALQIMHLDITITDKPNEITFEIQVPVRKL; encoded by the coding sequence TTGAAAGAAAAACTAAGCATTGGTGAAATGGCCAAGCTTCGCGGAGTTACTACGGAGGCGTTGCGGCATTATGACCGCATTGGCTTATTTAAGCCGCAATTTGTTGATCCTGATACTGGCTATCGCTATTACTCCATTTTTCAATATGAAATTTTAGGCACCATTAAAGAGCTTCGACAGCTGAAGATGACGACGGATGAAATAAAGGAATACCTCAACGAACGTAATTTCAGTAAATCATTAGCTATTTTGAAAGGTAAACATGAAGAGCTAGTCGCAAATCTGAACGAATTGAACGAACTGGAAGAAAGCATTCGAGAGAAGATTAGCTATTTAGAACGAGTGGAAAAAGAAAGTGATCTTCAACAGGTCGTATTTCGTAAGATAAAAACGAGACAATTATTGACCTTGAATGAAAAAATCAATAATAACTTTGAGCTCAGTTACGGTGTGTTGAATTTGGAGAATATGTTGACGGAAAAGACGCCGATTCTTGCTAGCAATCGACTAGGTATTATTATTGAAGAATCGAATCTCGCATTAGAACGTTTTGAAGAACCGTCAACGATTTTTATTGTGGCAAAAAATAAGGAAGATATACCAAATACCTATCGGACGACGGTTCCCGGGGGATTATTTGCCTGTATTCGCTATAATGGAGAATTGTTGTCGAGTCGCGGTGAAAGTTTAAGAGAAATCCTGCAGCATCTGAAGATGAATAATTATCAAATCATAGGTGATGCCTTACAAATCATGCATTTGGATATTACCATTACGGATAAACCGAATGAGATTACTTTTGAAATCCAAGTGCCTGTTCGAAAGTTATGA
- the speB gene encoding agmatinase, whose product MVKLDEKQVLNLPFTGICTFGKYPICPNLDELDADVAVIGVPNDMGTQWKSGARMGPRGIREGSTLYSFGLEGAYDIENDITYLGPDWNVVDCGDVDMVHGDLMQSHDNTEQAIRKIVSKGAMPVVLGGDHSITAAVGKGLEDLGPFHVIQIDAHLDWADHRSGMRYGHGNCIRRLSEMDHVQKIFQFGIRGISSSKKEDVDAARDYGSVILSPRQMRKMGVEEVLAQLPAGEKYYVTIDIDGIDPSIAPGTGTPSPGGLLYDEVNELLEGIAKRGDVIGFDLVEVAPPYDPTGMTGQVAARIMLDLLSYVLKEKEHNR is encoded by the coding sequence ATGGTTAAACTTGATGAAAAACAAGTGTTGAATTTACCGTTTACAGGCATATGTACGTTTGGTAAGTATCCAATTTGTCCAAATTTGGATGAGTTAGATGCTGATGTAGCAGTCATCGGTGTACCGAATGATATGGGAACCCAATGGAAATCGGGTGCTCGGATGGGGCCACGAGGAATCCGAGAAGGCTCGACGCTATACAGTTTCGGATTAGAAGGTGCGTATGACATCGAAAATGATATTACGTATCTAGGTCCAGATTGGAATGTAGTGGATTGCGGCGATGTCGATATGGTGCACGGTGATTTGATGCAAAGCCATGACAACACAGAACAAGCGATTCGTAAAATTGTCTCAAAAGGCGCTATGCCTGTTGTGTTAGGGGGAGACCATTCCATCACGGCCGCAGTAGGCAAAGGATTGGAAGACTTAGGTCCATTTCATGTCATTCAAATTGACGCTCATCTGGATTGGGCGGATCACCGTTCGGGTATGCGCTATGGCCACGGCAACTGTATTCGCCGTTTGTCAGAAATGGATCATGTACAAAAAATCTTCCAATTTGGTATCCGAGGCATTAGCAGTAGTAAAAAAGAGGATGTTGATGCGGCGAGGGATTATGGGAGTGTAATCCTATCGCCACGACAAATGCGGAAAATGGGCGTGGAAGAAGTACTGGCGCAGCTGCCAGCCGGAGAAAAATATTATGTAACGATTGATATTGATGGCATTGATCCGTCAATCGCACCTGGAACGGGCACACCTTCCCCGGGCGGTCTCTTGTATGATGAAGTGAACGAATTATTGGAAGGCATTGCAAAAAGGGGAGACGTCATCGGGTTCGATTTAGTTGAAGTGGCACCTCCTTATGACCCTACTGGCATGACAGGGCAAGTCGCAGCACGTATTATGTTGGATTTGCTCAGCTATGTGTTAAAGGAGAAAGAGCATAACCGTTAA
- a CDS encoding iron-containing alcohol dehydrogenase: MRWEFNFNLPTSVEFGNGTVNNVGKRAKELGGEKVLIITDKGLAQTGILDRITDSLDQEGVSYLVYDEITPNPKDIDCVKAYEKFKDDNIDLLIGLGGGSSMDTAKAIGVLFTHDGELKDYYGFDKLERKITPLICIPTTSGTGSEVTTGSVITDTITKQKEAILDIQLAAKLAIVDPELTLTLPKSITAATGMDALTHAIEAYTATVAEPISDALSLYAIELIAKHLPVAVENGKDVEARQNMLVGSMIAGMAFDNADLGAVHAMAEPLGGLYDTPHGVANSIFLPHVFEYNIPSNPEKHAMVAIKLGAKAEGKTTEEIAQEGVTLLHELASKIGIPKFHELPNVNPKDFEFLAEGAFNHLCTLTNSRKLSKEDYMTLFQNTYGKQLVADA; the protein is encoded by the coding sequence ATGAGATGGGAATTTAATTTTAATCTACCGACATCTGTTGAATTTGGGAATGGAACGGTGAACAACGTAGGGAAAAGAGCGAAAGAGCTCGGCGGTGAAAAAGTACTCATTATTACCGATAAAGGGCTTGCTCAAACGGGGATTTTGGACAGGATTACGGATTCGTTGGATCAAGAAGGAGTCTCCTATCTTGTATATGATGAAATTACGCCGAATCCGAAAGACATCGATTGCGTCAAAGCATATGAAAAATTCAAAGATGACAACATCGATTTATTGATCGGTCTTGGTGGCGGAAGCTCTATGGATACAGCGAAAGCGATTGGCGTACTTTTCACACATGATGGAGAACTGAAAGATTACTATGGTTTTGATAAACTTGAACGAAAAATTACGCCGCTTATTTGTATTCCAACTACTTCAGGAACAGGTAGTGAAGTGACGACAGGCTCTGTTATCACGGATACCATCACGAAGCAGAAAGAAGCAATTTTGGATATCCAACTCGCTGCTAAACTAGCGATTGTGGATCCTGAATTGACGCTAACATTGCCGAAGTCGATTACGGCTGCGACAGGAATGGATGCACTGACACATGCCATTGAAGCGTATACGGCTACTGTTGCTGAACCAATTTCAGATGCGCTAAGTCTATATGCGATTGAATTAATTGCCAAACATCTTCCGGTAGCTGTAGAAAACGGCAAGGACGTAGAGGCAAGGCAAAATATGCTTGTGGGCAGTATGATTGCGGGTATGGCATTTGATAACGCTGACCTTGGTGCGGTGCATGCAATGGCTGAACCGCTTGGCGGGCTATATGATACGCCACATGGAGTAGCGAATTCCATCTTCCTCCCACATGTATTTGAATACAATATTCCTTCCAATCCGGAAAAGCATGCGATGGTCGCTATCAAGCTAGGTGCGAAAGCAGAAGGGAAAACAACGGAAGAAATTGCTCAAGAAGGTGTGACTTTGCTGCATGAATTGGCAAGCAAAATTGGCATTCCAAAATTCCACGAGCTACCGAATGTCAATCCGAAAGATTTCGAATTCCTTGCTGAAGGAGCTTTCAATCATCTATGTACGCTGACAAATTCTCGTAAATTATCGAAAGAGGACTATATGACATTGTTCCAAAATACGTATGGTAAGCAACTTGTAGCAGACGCGTAA
- a CDS encoding aldehyde dehydrogenase family protein codes for MLKLKMFINGEWVQAADQETRKVINPATNEVIAEAERASVEETRTAIAAARQAFDSGVWSDLSAAERASYLFKIADKLEEKAAELSALEMANVGKPLREAEFDIADAVDCFRYYGGLVTKPNGQTYEVADPVQGLIVREPVGVCGMIAPWNFPLLTGAWKIAPALAAGNTIVFKPSEITPITTIKLFEILEEVGIPAGVVNLVTGGGSTVGNELAESDQVDMVSFTGSTEVGRSIMKAAAGNIKKTALELGGKSPNIVFADADFETAVDYALYGIFVNAGQVCNAGSRLLLEESIHDKFVDSLVRKAKDIRVGRGDDPTTDMGALVSEGHMNTVLDYIQAGIDEGAELVCGGKRITSDGLGQGYFVEPTIFINTTPDMKIVQEEIFGPVLVIQKFKDEAEAIELANDTPYGLAAGVFSQDGAKALRVIKKIRAGITSINAYNLAYAEAPWGGYKQSGLGRGLGTFGLDEFSEVKQININLDVSPTGWFDTEEASKESELQVTR; via the coding sequence TTGTTGAAGTTGAAAATGTTCATAAATGGGGAATGGGTACAGGCAGCAGATCAGGAAACACGCAAGGTAATTAATCCGGCTACGAATGAGGTAATTGCGGAGGCAGAGAGAGCGAGTGTAGAAGAAACGCGTACGGCTATTGCGGCAGCACGTCAAGCATTCGATTCTGGAGTTTGGTCAGATTTGTCGGCTGCTGAACGCGCATCTTATTTATTTAAAATTGCAGATAAACTGGAGGAAAAGGCAGCGGAGCTGAGTGCGCTTGAAATGGCGAATGTCGGTAAGCCTCTACGAGAAGCGGAATTTGATATTGCAGATGCAGTAGATTGCTTCCGTTACTATGGTGGTCTTGTCACAAAACCAAATGGGCAAACGTATGAAGTTGCGGATCCTGTACAGGGACTTATTGTTCGTGAACCTGTCGGCGTATGTGGCATGATTGCCCCTTGGAATTTCCCGTTATTGACGGGGGCGTGGAAAATCGCACCGGCACTGGCAGCAGGCAATACGATTGTCTTTAAGCCATCGGAAATTACACCGATTACGACAATTAAGTTGTTCGAAATTCTTGAAGAAGTGGGCATTCCGGCAGGTGTTGTCAACTTGGTGACAGGTGGAGGCTCTACTGTCGGTAACGAATTGGCTGAAAGCGATCAAGTCGATATGGTGTCATTTACAGGTAGTACGGAGGTCGGCAGATCCATTATGAAGGCAGCAGCAGGCAACATTAAGAAAACGGCACTTGAACTGGGCGGTAAGTCTCCGAATATCGTCTTTGCAGATGCAGACTTTGAAACAGCGGTGGATTATGCGCTTTACGGTATCTTTGTTAACGCAGGACAAGTGTGTAATGCGGGCTCTCGTTTACTACTGGAAGAGAGCATTCATGACAAGTTCGTTGACAGCCTGGTTCGTAAAGCGAAGGACATACGCGTGGGCCGTGGTGATGATCCAACGACGGATATGGGTGCCCTTGTTAGTGAAGGCCACATGAATACCGTACTGGATTATATCCAAGCCGGTATCGATGAAGGAGCCGAATTGGTGTGTGGCGGTAAACGGATTACGAGCGATGGGCTTGGACAAGGATACTTCGTAGAGCCGACAATCTTTATCAATACAACGCCTGATATGAAGATTGTTCAAGAAGAAATTTTTGGTCCTGTACTCGTTATTCAAAAGTTTAAAGATGAAGCAGAGGCCATAGAGCTTGCAAATGATACACCATATGGTCTAGCAGCTGGTGTGTTCTCGCAAGACGGTGCCAAAGCTTTACGAGTCATTAAAAAAATTAGAGCCGGGATTACATCCATTAATGCCTACAATCTTGCGTATGCGGAAGCACCGTGGGGTGGCTATAAGCAGAGCGGACTTGGCCGTGGACTAGGTACTTTCGGTTTGGATGAGTTTTCAGAAGTGAAGCAAATCAATATTAACCTAGATGTCAGCCCAACAGGGTGGTTTGACACAGAGGAAGCGTCTAAAGAAAGTGAACTGCAAGTAACTCGCTAA
- a CDS encoding APC family permease, translating to MEKQTLIRTLTLSQVVFLGIAWNNPMVFFNTYGIATVTAQGVIMGAYILAFLAILFTAFSYGKMAKAFPIAGSAYTFTQKSINPQMGFLVGWTIMLDYMLTPMVTCLMSAVFLHAVFPEIPHVLWIILLTATIVIPSILGVKFTASTGKIFVIAQIVFVGIFWVLTIKSLMAGVGTGTLFSIQPLFNKDIELPVILAGASILCFSFLGFDSLTTLSEETINPEKTIPKAIVIMLVIIGFLYIGSAYLAQLVHPGFSFTNTDSAAMEVVYLVGGNMFKSIFVTAVILGNFSSGVAATTSASRVLYAMGRDSVLPKKVFGHIHARFKTPSTGIIVIGIISLLGIVLTLDQVIKFINFGALIAFTSVNLSVIFHYFIRNRRRSSVSDYMRYLFMPLLGAGFTLWLWSHLELDAMILGGIWVACGFVYLLYMTKFFSKPLQELGFDKEIVLEEEVISKEVYLEEVR from the coding sequence ATGGAAAAACAAACGCTAATTCGAACGCTAACTTTATCTCAAGTGGTCTTTTTGGGAATTGCATGGAATAACCCGATGGTATTTTTCAATACATATGGAATCGCCACAGTTACTGCGCAAGGTGTCATTATGGGGGCGTATATCCTCGCCTTTCTTGCAATCCTCTTCACGGCATTTAGTTACGGCAAGATGGCCAAAGCATTTCCAATCGCAGGTTCAGCCTATACATTCACGCAAAAGTCGATCAACCCGCAAATGGGGTTTCTTGTAGGGTGGACGATTATGCTGGATTATATGCTTACACCGATGGTTACGTGTCTGATGTCGGCAGTTTTTTTACACGCAGTATTTCCTGAAATTCCTCATGTTTTATGGATTATCTTGTTAACGGCAACGATTGTTATACCTAGTATTCTAGGGGTTAAGTTTACGGCATCTACCGGTAAAATCTTCGTGATTGCACAAATAGTCTTTGTAGGTATTTTCTGGGTTTTGACGATTAAGAGTTTGATGGCGGGGGTAGGTACAGGTACGTTGTTCTCTATTCAGCCGTTGTTCAATAAAGATATCGAATTACCGGTTATATTAGCAGGCGCCTCCATCCTTTGTTTCAGTTTTCTTGGTTTCGACTCGCTGACTACATTGTCAGAAGAAACGATTAATCCAGAAAAGACGATACCAAAAGCAATTGTCATTATGTTGGTGATCATCGGGTTTCTCTATATTGGGTCAGCGTATTTAGCACAATTGGTGCACCCGGGCTTTTCATTTACAAACACGGATTCTGCAGCGATGGAAGTTGTCTATCTAGTTGGTGGCAATATGTTTAAATCCATTTTTGTGACTGCGGTAATTCTAGGGAATTTCTCTTCGGGTGTCGCTGCGACTACGAGTGCATCGCGTGTGTTGTATGCGATGGGGCGAGATTCCGTACTGCCGAAAAAAGTATTTGGACATATCCATGCACGTTTTAAAACACCGTCAACGGGGATTATTGTCATCGGCATCATTTCCTTGCTCGGTATCGTGCTAACGCTTGACCAAGTGATTAAGTTTATCAACTTTGGGGCACTGATTGCCTTTACATCCGTTAACTTGTCGGTGATCTTTCATTACTTCATTCGAAATCGTAGACGCTCTTCCGTTAGCGATTATATGCGTTATCTATTTATGCCGCTACTTGGCGCAGGATTTACGCTTTGGTTATGGTCACATTTGGAGCTGGATGCGATGATTCTCGGCGGTATTTGGGTAGCATGTGGTTTTGTTTATCTATTGTATATGACCAAGTTTTTCAGCAAACCGTTACAAGAACTTGGGTTTGATAAAGAGATTGTCCTTGAGGAAGAGGTCATTTCAAAAGAGGTCTATCTAGAAGAGGTACGATGA
- a CDS encoding GNAT family N-acetyltransferase, protein MKRISLKMVRNDLVNIPQFELPPGYRMRLFEKGDEQTWARIETSVDEFKDEQAALDRFAKEFGPYLDDMTKRCLFIENEQGEAIATTTAWYGDLLGDGEIAGRIHWVGVIPAYQGRKLSKPLLSAAMNILAEHHSTAYLISQTTSYQAINMYLNYGFEPFRTGPNCEEAWNLMEETLKRKI, encoded by the coding sequence ATGAAACGAATTTCGTTGAAAATGGTGCGAAACGATTTGGTGAATATTCCTCAATTTGAACTACCGCCTGGATATCGGATGCGATTGTTTGAAAAAGGGGACGAGCAGACATGGGCGCGTATTGAAACAAGTGTTGATGAATTCAAAGATGAACAGGCGGCACTTGACCGCTTCGCGAAAGAATTTGGCCCTTATCTCGATGATATGACCAAGCGTTGTCTCTTTATTGAAAATGAACAAGGGGAGGCCATTGCGACAACGACAGCTTGGTATGGGGATTTGCTTGGCGATGGTGAAATCGCGGGTCGGATCCATTGGGTTGGTGTGATTCCCGCCTATCAAGGAAGGAAGCTATCTAAACCACTTTTGAGCGCAGCCATGAACATTTTAGCAGAGCATCATTCAACAGCCTATTTGATATCCCAAACAACGAGTTATCAAGCAATTAATATGTACTTAAACTATGGGTTTGAACCGTTTCGTACAGGGCCCAACTGTGAGGAAGCTTGGAACTTGATGGAAGAGACGTTAAAGCGGAAGATTTAG
- a CDS encoding YqzG/YhdC family protein produces MMRKNVMTFSIWLLMYAAPVPIPALPFVQQTVPAYAKWGQLAMKEVQSEYPNATVVDYLHEGRETQGDTTTEKFKLWLRQGNHEFGVFVRITFNTETEQIVTIKFQETPR; encoded by the coding sequence ATGATGCGAAAAAACGTTATGACATTTAGCATTTGGCTGCTTATGTATGCAGCACCTGTTCCAATCCCTGCACTTCCTTTTGTCCAACAAACCGTTCCGGCCTATGCAAAGTGGGGACAATTGGCAATGAAAGAAGTCCAATCGGAATATCCCAATGCAACTGTAGTGGACTATTTACATGAAGGCCGAGAAACGCAAGGGGATACGACGACTGAAAAATTTAAACTTTGGTTACGCCAAGGAAATCATGAATTTGGTGTTTTTGTGAGGATTACGTTCAATACGGAAACAGAACAAATAGTGACGATTAAGTTTCAAGAAACGCCCCGATAA
- a CDS encoding sodium-dependent transporter — translation MQTSEQWSSKIGFILAAAGSAIGVGAIWKLPYVTGISGGGAFFLLFILFSLFIGFPLLLAEFVIGRSTQKEAISAYRTLAPNTNWHWIGKLGVFTCFLLLSFYSVIGGWIVIYFTKGLFGGIIHEGADYGAVFNTTIGNPLLVIAAQLGFLVLTVVVVAKGIQNGIEKASKILMPALFALFIVLIVRSLTLDNAMEGVKFFLAPDFSNITSQSVLFAMGQAFFSLSVGVSVMVTYSSYLSKKESLIQPAISIVSMNLLIALLAGLAIFPAVFSLGLEPAEGPGLLFVVLPAVFDQIIFGEAFLLGFLALFLFATLTSAFSMLEIIVASIVKGNEKKRAKYAYIVGALIFVVGVPSALSYSVFADFLIFSKNLFDNADFLVSNILMPLGVLLISIFVPRKIEKSTLRKELLQHSRLGSTAFTIWFIIMKYIVPLVIIVVFLDITGILDWIVALF, via the coding sequence ATGCAAACATCAGAGCAATGGTCATCGAAGATTGGATTTATTTTAGCCGCAGCAGGATCGGCCATAGGAGTAGGCGCCATTTGGAAGCTCCCTTATGTAACAGGGATAAGCGGTGGCGGCGCGTTCTTTCTGCTATTTATTTTATTTTCGTTATTTATCGGTTTCCCGTTGCTACTCGCCGAGTTTGTCATTGGCCGCAGCACACAAAAAGAGGCCATTAGTGCATATCGAACGCTAGCACCGAATACGAATTGGCATTGGATCGGGAAATTAGGAGTATTTACTTGTTTCCTTCTGTTGTCTTTTTACAGTGTTATTGGTGGTTGGATTGTTATTTATTTTACTAAAGGATTATTTGGAGGCATCATTCATGAGGGTGCTGATTATGGAGCGGTCTTTAACACAACGATTGGCAATCCACTGTTAGTGATTGCTGCGCAATTAGGATTTTTAGTCCTTACTGTCGTCGTTGTAGCGAAAGGGATTCAAAATGGTATTGAAAAAGCGAGTAAAATATTAATGCCTGCGTTATTCGCATTATTCATCGTACTCATCGTGCGTTCGTTGACACTCGACAATGCGATGGAAGGTGTAAAATTCTTTTTAGCACCTGACTTCTCGAATATTACCTCTCAAAGCGTTTTGTTTGCGATGGGACAAGCCTTTTTCTCTTTAAGTGTTGGGGTATCAGTCATGGTGACGTATAGCTCATATTTGTCTAAAAAAGAAAGCTTGATTCAACCTGCGATTTCGATTGTATCCATGAACTTATTGATTGCGTTACTAGCAGGTTTAGCGATTTTCCCAGCCGTCTTTTCACTTGGCTTAGAACCTGCTGAAGGACCTGGTTTATTATTCGTTGTCTTGCCAGCGGTATTTGATCAAATTATTTTTGGCGAAGCATTCCTATTAGGATTTTTAGCCTTATTTTTATTCGCTACATTAACTTCGGCCTTTTCAATGCTCGAAATCATTGTGGCATCAATTGTCAAAGGTAACGAGAAGAAACGCGCGAAATATGCCTATATCGTGGGGGCACTTATCTTTGTAGTCGGTGTTCCATCAGCATTATCATATAGTGTTTTTGCGGATTTCCTGATTTTCTCGAAAAACTTATTTGATAACGCTGATTTTCTAGTGAGTAACATTTTAATGCCACTTGGCGTATTGCTCATTTCAATCTTTGTTCCTCGTAAAATTGAGAAAAGCACATTACGTAAAGAATTACTGCAACATTCTCGCTTAGGCTCAACCGCATTTACGATTTGGTTTATCATCATGAAGTACATCGTTCCTTTAGTCATTATCGTCGTGTTCCTGGATATTACAGGGATCCTCGATTGGATTGTGGCATTGTTTTAA
- a CDS encoding 2OG-Fe(II) oxygenase, which yields MITDNKEQTIFSHTGNKIVTDREIDIIMTKQDPLIVILGNVLSNEECEELIRLSKDKMQRSKIGATREVNEIRTSSSMFFKDSEHGIVAKVEKRIASIMNIPIEHGEGLQILQYTPGQEYKAHHDFFKSTSKVANNNRISTLVMYLNDVEQGGETFFPKLELSVSPQKGTAVYFEYFYNDEILNDLTLHGGAPVIAGEKWVATQWMRKQRIR from the coding sequence ATGATAACGGACAACAAAGAGCAAACAATATTTAGCCATACTGGCAACAAAATCGTCACAGATAGGGAAATTGACATCATCATGACAAAACAAGACCCGTTAATTGTGATTTTGGGGAATGTACTGAGCAACGAAGAATGCGAGGAACTCATCCGATTGTCAAAGGATAAAATGCAGCGTTCAAAAATCGGAGCAACACGTGAAGTAAATGAAATCCGAACAAGTAGTAGTATGTTTTTCAAAGACAGTGAGCATGGTATTGTTGCGAAGGTTGAAAAAAGAATTGCCTCTATTATGAATATCCCAATTGAACATGGAGAAGGTCTTCAAATTCTTCAGTATACTCCAGGTCAAGAATATAAAGCTCACCACGATTTTTTCAAATCAACAAGTAAAGTAGCAAATAATAACCGTATTAGTACACTTGTTATGTACTTAAATGATGTAGAACAAGGCGGCGAAACCTTTTTTCCAAAACTAGAGTTGTCCGTGTCTCCCCAAAAAGGTACAGCGGTTTACTTTGAATATTTTTATAATGACGAAATTTTAAACGATTTAACATTACACGGTGGAGCTCCCGTTATAGCTGGCGAAAAGTGGGTTGCCACACAATGGATGAGAAAACAAAGAATACGATGA
- a CDS encoding DMT family transporter, whose protein sequence is MTQRQANLLLATVSMAWGASYIFMKLCVDEIPPMTIVALRFGIAFIVMGAIFFKKMIRVDVETLKYSAIVGALLCGVFIALMYGMKHTTASTAGFLTSTTVILVPTLQIFLTRKLPSKQTGWGVLIVTTGLAFLLIGYDFTIASSALYCLVAALIYAIHIIVTNRFVRKVDALQLGIYQLGFAALFTTIGTFLFETPVWPASTIHWFAILGLALICSAYGFVMQPIAQKYTTPESAGFLFSLEPIFAAILAFIFLHENMGLQGYFGALLIIAGVLVANTRFKKQWNKEMQVNYES, encoded by the coding sequence ATGACACAACGACAGGCAAACTTGCTTTTGGCTACGGTTTCAATGGCTTGGGGAGCATCGTATATTTTTATGAAACTTTGTGTGGATGAAATCCCTCCAATGACGATTGTCGCTTTGCGATTTGGCATTGCATTCATCGTTATGGGGGCGATATTCTTTAAAAAAATGATCCGAGTAGATGTGGAAACATTGAAATACAGTGCGATTGTAGGGGCTCTACTTTGTGGGGTTTTCATTGCGCTTATGTATGGGATGAAACACACGACTGCTTCTACGGCTGGTTTTTTGACAAGTACGACCGTTATTCTCGTTCCGACTTTACAAATATTTCTTACACGTAAACTACCAAGTAAGCAAACAGGATGGGGCGTCCTGATTGTCACGACGGGTTTGGCATTCTTGCTAATCGGATATGATTTTACTATTGCATCTAGCGCTTTATATTGTTTAGTAGCTGCTCTCATTTATGCAATTCATATTATTGTTACAAATCGCTTTGTACGTAAGGTTGATGCCCTGCAGTTAGGGATTTATCAACTGGGGTTTGCAGCTCTATTCACAACGATTGGAACCTTTCTATTCGAAACGCCAGTTTGGCCGGCTAGTACGATTCACTGGTTTGCGATACTCGGTCTGGCCCTCATTTGCTCTGCTTATGGTTTTGTCATGCAGCCCATCGCTCAAAAGTATACGACACCTGAAAGTGCCGGCTTTCTCTTTTCGCTTGAACCCATTTTTGCAGCGATACTTGCATTTATCTTCCTGCATGAAAATATGGGGCTACAAGGTTATTTTGGCGCACTACTCATTATAGCTGGTGTACTTGTGGCAAACACTAGATTTAAAAAACAATGGAACAAAGAAATGCAGGTAAATTATGAGAGTTAA